AGAGGTGAGGCTGAATGAACAGACCCCCCCTCTGGACACCATTCAGTGTATGTGTCATGAGAATGTAAGTacattgtggaataaaattgagaCACGGGTATCCAGGAGGGGACAGAGGaggaatgcctcccctgcacctcAGTCACTCACCTGTACCTCAAGCCCCTGCATGTGTGGTGGTGTGAAGGAGCGGGAGGAAGGAAGCAAATTAGTAATGGCGAGGAAAGCTGGAGGACCACCCTGGAGCCAGCTGACTCCTGCTGACCCCAGCAGGTACCTGAGTTACCCAAAATCCACCGATGGCACCACAGAGCCCCACcgaccccaccgcagaggaaaaaCTACACCCACTCCAACATTCAGTAAACTCCCAGACTATATAAGACAATAGACACTAAGGTTGAGTCCATCCTCCACCTCTGGCAGATcccccccacctgcagagctaACTCCTCAAAAGCAGAGACTTCCCAGGCAGTTAAAGAGGCCCCGAGTTACACCAATGCAATGACACATAATCTGATGAGTTTTTGTCTCATTAGATAAGAGCAGGCTCATTGTTCTAAAGTAACTTGTAGGCACATACAGGGAACTATTGTTCTGCTATAAATGTTTATAATCTACAGGCAGGGTGGTCAGTTTGCAACAATCTGATAAATACAGTTGTTCAGTGCTGGCAGGAATCCTGCCTCAAACATCAAAGCCTTTAAATAATCACCAGGTATTGTGACTTTAAATGTTTCCTCTTTGTCACACATGATAGAAAATAAGGGCAACTGAACGCCAGTGAAGGAATGTCATCCATAAGCTATATTATGGCaaattaacagtattttaaTGTCAGCACAACAACGGAAAAAATGCTACATGGATTTCGTAATTTGGTTGCATTTTATTACAAGTCCATGTCTTTTCTACCCTAGCACAAAAGTGTGTTTACAAATCAAACTCTGATTGTTTTTTCTAACATGTCCATATTTCTGCAGTTAAACTTGCCTGATTCTGCCTGTTCTCTATTTGCTTTAGCACTGCAAAGTGCAAACTAACTTCCAGATAATCCAAACTGTTGTACGGTGCTACTGGATGGATAAAAGACTGAGAGACCAGGCTAGAAAATACTTCTGTTCATTGAACTGGAGTcaaacaaagagcagcagagatTCTTTCAGGACTGAATCACATTCAACAAATCAAATCAGGAGATCCAGATTTAAATAAACATCTAAAAACACCGGCCGATCCACAAGCTGTTCTGTGTGAAAGAGGAAAGAACACCCAGCAAAGAAGACCTATATGAGGTGTGAGAACTCCAACATCCTCTTTGTTTCATTTAATGATGATGCTTATTTTGGAGCTAAATGAATATGTGCTTCTGTACAAAACATATGAAGTGAGAAAATGTGAATATTAAATAGCTCCTAAAATCTTGTGCTAATTATAACTGGCTTATTGCTGCCTGgattttattcagtgttttaacATTTTGAGTGTTTCTTGTCAATCTTGGaggaaattaaactgaattgcaaacataataaaacagctgcagtcaCATTTGTCTGACTCCACCCCTTCAGTGTGGAGTTTTCAGGGAATTGAAAGTGTTGTGCAGCGCTCCTGAGCAGACTGAACACGGTGATCACAAACAGGCAAGAAACAAGCAAAACTCAGGAGTTCATCAAATTCAAAGTTTTTTCTAaaaaagagtcagaaagaaagCGACAAGGACTTTATTCAACACTCAATTATACTCAACAAATCTAAGGAGGACTTCCTGCTGTGAAAACATGTCTGACAGCATACaaacaaaaaggagaagaacagatcCACAAACTATTCTCTGTGACATGTGTGCAGAGGACAGGAAACCAGCAAAGAAGACGTGCATGAAGTGTGAGATCTCCATGTGTGTCCAGCACCTCCAGGCCCACCTGACCACACCTGTGTTACTGCAGACTCATCCTCTGACTGAACCCATGGATTTATGTGGGAACACCAAATGTTCTCAGCACGGCAAGCTCCTGGAGTACTACTGCTTGGACGAcatgacctgtgtgtgtgtttcctgcgCCATTGAGGACCAGCACCGCCTACACAATATGAAGACCTTCTCCACAGCCCACAAAGAGCTCCTGGAGAAGCTGAAAGCTGAGCAGCTGATCTTACAGGAGAAAACAGACGATGAGAATGTGAGTCTGGAAAAGTGGGagaagagtgaaagagagaagcTGGGTCGCTGCAGTGTGCGTCTGATTGAGGCTGTGACTAAGCTGCGTGACATCTCTCTGACCAGCGTCCAGAGCTCAGTCTCTGCTCGTATGGTGTCCCTGAAAACCAGCAAGAGCAGCATGGAAGCAGCACAGAAGGAGAAGGACACCTTCAGATTCCTGCAGATGTATTCTCAGGTGCATCAGGATGTGGAGAAGGCCAAGACTGTGGATCTGAGAAAAGGGCTGGAGCCGGGCAGCCATCGGGACAAACTGGTTGAGGAGATAAGACAGAATGGGGAGAAGATGGTGAATCAAGCGTCTCAGTTCTGGGGATCATTGCTGACTCTGGTTGATCCTGAACACCACCAGGAGCTTGTTCCCACTGGTTCAGACCTGATCTTTGAGCCACAGTCTCTGGGTCCTGGCATGTCGCTGTCCAAAGACAGCAGGAAGGTTTTCCACAACAGCTGGCTGGGACAGTGCTGTGCAACTCTTCTAATCTGTAGTACCAAGACAGCCAGCAGCTATCAGAGGTGGGTGGTCG
The sequence above is a segment of the Oreochromis aureus strain Israel breed Guangdong linkage group 3, ZZ_aureus, whole genome shotgun sequence genome. Coding sequences within it:
- the LOC120433506 gene encoding tripartite motif-containing protein 16-like, translating into MCAEDRKPAKKTCMKCEISMCVQHLQAHLTTPVLLQTHPLTEPMDLCGNTKCSQHGKLLEYYCLDDMTCVCVSCAIEDQHRLHNMKTFSTAHKELLEKLKAEQLILQEKTDDENVSLEKWEKSEREKLGRCSVRLIEAVTKLRDISLTSVQSSVSARMVSLKTSKSSMEAAQKEKDTFRFLQMYSQVHQDVEKAKTVDLRKGLEPGSHRDKLVEEIRQNGEKMVNQASQFWGSLLTLVDPEHHQELVPTGSDLIFEPQSLGPGMSLSKDSRKVFHNSWLGQCCATLLICSTKTASSYQRWVVGLSEESDWMIGLCEKTSAKNLKDGAVYGLCWEDKQLSSLTTKRNEGSHSSTSQGLKAQNTGTVQTGTQLVTTSALITYQGENGDEPVPRPEKVEVLWNFPASTLSFFRRTGQHQREEIITMKLKVSINNWDLVPFVQLGKQNIHSTTQQQQWKCSCGKDYYWDGNRYRDHSSGYSHQSVCSCGKALSVTEMVCKLC